In Haloarcula sp. H-GB4, a single genomic region encodes these proteins:
- a CDS encoding helix-turn-helix domain-containing protein, translating into MLRIEFQIRLAGIPSQIADIDSQVSSVEIDNALPVAGDSVFLSLTAQFGSDISQDTLAEKLPGVQIIDMSKADVNQHTYYLGVIAALSDASVLSLLTENQAIPHRIVGRNAHLNVVASVRDWNHLKEVASTVEDEHGSLELVGTTQTETIGFPLGGNKIKQSMSGKLSDKQLEVLETAYRMGYFKVPQEVTAEEIASELDISRSTLSERLRRVEHNFCELLFGPQE; encoded by the coding sequence ATGCTCAGAATCGAATTTCAGATACGCTTGGCGGGAATTCCATCGCAGATAGCCGACATCGACAGCCAGGTCAGTAGCGTCGAGATAGACAACGCACTACCAGTCGCCGGTGATTCGGTCTTTCTGTCCTTAACTGCCCAGTTCGGCTCCGACATCTCGCAGGACACACTCGCGGAGAAGTTGCCCGGCGTACAGATTATAGATATGTCGAAGGCGGATGTGAACCAGCATACGTACTATCTCGGCGTCATTGCAGCGCTCTCGGACGCATCCGTTCTCTCTCTCCTGACGGAAAACCAGGCGATTCCACACAGAATCGTCGGGCGGAACGCGCACCTCAATGTGGTCGCATCCGTACGCGACTGGAACCATCTCAAGGAAGTCGCAAGCACCGTTGAGGACGAACACGGCTCACTGGAGTTGGTCGGGACGACACAGACCGAGACGATCGGGTTTCCGCTCGGCGGCAACAAAATAAAACAGAGCATGTCGGGCAAACTGTCCGACAAACAACTCGAGGTACTGGAGACTGCCTACCGGATGGGCTACTTCAAGGTTCCACAGGAGGTGACAGCCGAGGAGATCGCGAGCGAACTGGACATCAGCAGGTCGACGCTGAGTGAACGGCTCCGCCGAGTCGAGCACAACTTCTGTGAGTTACTGTTCGGGCCACAAGAATGA
- a CDS encoding DUF5820 family protein — protein MDLSGLPEDWTVWNETDEKLILAYRPDVFDSEQFPAPCLPTIYLTRGKRTRRPGADRTGESWYVTFYLEPEVERDADSYEGRGAAVEGAVALATRFADGELDYRSLYQVPREAYLDKLDDLTGRT, from the coding sequence ATGGACCTGTCGGGCCTCCCCGAAGACTGGACGGTGTGGAACGAGACCGACGAGAAGCTCATCCTCGCGTACCGCCCGGACGTGTTCGACTCGGAGCAGTTCCCGGCACCGTGCCTGCCGACTATCTACCTCACGCGCGGGAAACGGACCCGCCGCCCCGGCGCTGACCGGACCGGAGAAAGCTGGTACGTCACCTTCTATCTTGAGCCCGAAGTCGAGCGCGACGCCGATTCCTACGAGGGCCGCGGCGCTGCCGTCGAGGGCGCTGTCGCACTCGCCACTCGGTTCGCCGATGGTGAGCTGGACTACCGCTCGCTGTATCAGGTGCCCCGCGAGGCGTATCTGGACAAGCTGGATGACCTAACCGGGCGGACATGA
- a CDS encoding GNAT family N-acetyltransferase — MDIREAIPDDAPAVRRVARRSWHETYDEIMGEEAVDKMIDEWYDVGALKQSIERPENPMFVAISADLVGFVQGGPSEDGPADAVLSRIYISPANWGDGIGTTLLERLCTALRTDGHDSVWLSVMADNDVGRAFYAKHAFEIHERRTAELAGQDVTELILVKDL, encoded by the coding sequence ATGGACATTCGTGAGGCGATACCGGACGATGCGCCAGCAGTCCGCCGGGTTGCACGCCGATCGTGGCACGAAACATATGACGAGATTATGGGAGAGGAAGCTGTGGATAAGATGATTGACGAGTGGTACGATGTAGGCGCACTGAAGCAGTCTATCGAGCGACCGGAGAACCCGATGTTCGTCGCTATCAGTGCCGATCTGGTCGGATTTGTGCAAGGCGGGCCGAGTGAAGACGGTCCCGCCGACGCAGTCCTGAGTCGGATCTATATCTCGCCGGCCAACTGGGGAGACGGAATCGGGACGACACTTCTGGAACGGCTCTGTACTGCGCTCCGAACGGACGGACACGACTCCGTTTGGTTGTCAGTGATGGCGGATAACGACGTTGGAAGAGCGTTTTATGCGAAACACGCTTTCGAGATTCACGAAAGACGAACGGCTGAACTCGCCGGGCAGGATGTAACGGAGCTTATTCTCGTAAAGGACCTGTGA
- a CDS encoding UPF0179 family protein → MTTVTLVGTRLAEVGAEFVYRGEASGCADCPYRDQCLNLTTGNRYRITNVRQSGQTLDCAVHDTGVRAVEVEPAPIQANVPSKGAYAGSKASLMGPCPHTECPSHPYCEPAGAEFDSEYRISEIIGDPPHDYCMLDRDLTLVELEAPQE, encoded by the coding sequence ATGACCACTGTCACGCTCGTCGGGACGCGCCTCGCCGAGGTCGGCGCGGAGTTCGTCTACCGCGGCGAAGCCAGCGGCTGTGCTGACTGTCCCTACCGCGACCAATGTCTCAATCTGACGACCGGTAACCGCTACCGGATCACCAACGTCCGACAGAGCGGCCAAACGCTAGACTGTGCCGTGCACGACACCGGCGTTCGGGCTGTCGAGGTTGAGCCCGCGCCGATTCAGGCCAACGTCCCCTCGAAGGGTGCATACGCCGGCAGCAAAGCCTCGCTGATGGGTCCCTGTCCACACACTGAGTGTCCCAGCCATCCCTACTGTGAACCCGCCGGTGCTGAATTTGATTCGGAGTATCGTATATCTGAGATTATTGGTGATCCGCCACATGACTACTGTATGCTAGACCGTGATCTGACGTTGGTGGAGTTGGAAGCCCCTCAGGAATAG
- a CDS encoding ATP-binding protein gives MKAGEKLPVPVEETRQYIRITPTDEPVDPDTVKAQFERLHRLESQNTNTGLLDRFTGSQPTIEVYLVAPPEDTQTIQYYVGVDTPDLQEPLERILRTLFPDSYEFQTVQWAPTLLPEEPAAGVQFEARPERRKDWQTRLRPLHEFQHDGEHVRAPLASVVEAMAATDGPALLQILVRPKTDWSTDRDLHRRTLEEGRESWAGQVITALLGPAERIHTDMPIPVEDRSRLEELAERDPRRSFDVNVRAILCNDTDQHVADDLATAFAEVSHTCYEITGTVCTGTDATDLRTQICDRVFRPADYDRLQYRLPFTTPSSPGIVADASELGSLCLLDGSALTTAARRALATTPGERRMLPPPPPSHLSPFRDDGLPLGRPLSQDGTAQDEPVTLPPSLQSLHVAWFGKTGSGKSTSLTNGILANHAATDGADIVFLPKGGGMATEYMRAHYATYGDLDDVLYFDCAALLPALSFFDIRKDLEAGVSRTTAVEDKADHYLELLVGIMGRDRFEQAVRSPDIIRYLVKALFDPVNGDDAFQHRDLHAAAQEMHDRQSAPAVADEDLERLLSGVVANSARSFDEIMQGVANRIEKIPVDRRLARLFNHVPEADDPHFDFGEFLDQDVVIIVDTGRVRTDTQRVMTLVLLSNLWSALRRRAQSTPSTKSYNLVNVYLEEAASVATSNILQDLLSQSRGFGVGITLAMQFPDQLRRIDDAVYRELLNNVSTYVTGNVPTDDRLASRFTTADMSEQEISDQLKWLPRGEWLVQLPAPFDYPEPRPFQVESLPLPAGNPDGPGPSIPTDDIEPIVADVTARTRSEAGLTLASPSTPDETGDSDDPTDESTPVRVDSALPQTRRLPETVSYDRESHALHCQDCGNRYDPSIDGMRRVIACCGSLADVDPDDVPICTLNLKRSAEERANSEWSTTQLCFLQAVYNAQQLRYDPLEYDLLSDSMLRLQEYVGIESDAVQDLLDADVLRHDTDRPHRLYSVTPAGRDAIGESYRRGVDYGHECGDLEESSEHVLAVEAARLYLEHEYAADPESPVTQVVPYYEIQDGSLPAATFMGTDEDAVEEVSESYSLHRLDLVGLDAEGEIRITLEAERVNNDHRRAVPADFDKMAACDPDEAIWVAMSHDAAHEILAALNDPLEGEPRVEKTYSESTPASSFTIDEPGFSDIITVNQLLDRVDRPDPRDLQG, from the coding sequence ATGAAAGCAGGAGAAAAGTTACCGGTCCCAGTCGAGGAGACCCGGCAGTACATCCGGATCACGCCGACAGACGAACCAGTGGATCCGGACACCGTCAAGGCGCAGTTCGAACGCCTGCATAGACTAGAATCCCAAAACACCAACACTGGCCTTCTAGACCGATTCACCGGGTCCCAACCAACGATCGAAGTCTATCTAGTCGCCCCACCGGAAGACACGCAGACCATCCAGTACTACGTCGGCGTCGACACCCCGGACCTCCAGGAACCACTCGAGCGTATCCTTCGCACACTGTTCCCGGACAGTTACGAGTTCCAGACGGTCCAGTGGGCGCCGACACTGCTCCCTGAAGAGCCCGCAGCAGGCGTGCAGTTCGAAGCGCGACCTGAACGCCGCAAGGACTGGCAAACCCGACTCAGGCCGTTACACGAGTTTCAGCACGACGGCGAGCACGTCCGCGCGCCACTGGCAAGCGTCGTTGAGGCGATGGCCGCCACCGACGGTCCGGCACTGTTACAGATACTCGTCCGCCCCAAAACTGACTGGTCGACCGACAGAGATCTCCACCGACGAACGCTCGAAGAGGGTCGGGAATCGTGGGCCGGACAGGTTATCACTGCACTGCTGGGCCCGGCCGAGAGGATCCACACCGACATGCCGATTCCCGTCGAAGACCGCTCACGCCTCGAAGAACTCGCCGAACGAGACCCTCGACGATCCTTCGACGTCAACGTCCGCGCCATCCTGTGCAACGACACGGACCAACACGTCGCCGATGATCTCGCAACAGCCTTCGCCGAGGTGAGTCACACCTGTTACGAGATTACCGGCACCGTCTGCACGGGAACGGACGCAACCGATCTTCGAACCCAGATCTGTGACCGGGTGTTCCGGCCCGCTGACTACGACCGACTGCAGTACCGCCTTCCGTTCACTACTCCATCCAGTCCGGGGATCGTCGCCGACGCGAGCGAACTGGGGAGCCTCTGTCTGCTCGATGGGAGCGCGCTCACGACTGCAGCCAGACGCGCCCTCGCGACGACACCCGGTGAGCGACGCATGCTCCCACCGCCGCCGCCGTCACATCTCTCCCCGTTTCGCGATGACGGCCTGCCGCTTGGCCGTCCGCTCTCACAGGACGGGACGGCCCAGGACGAGCCAGTAACGCTCCCGCCGTCACTCCAGTCGCTACACGTCGCATGGTTTGGCAAAACCGGGTCGGGCAAGTCCACCAGCCTCACGAACGGGATCCTCGCGAACCACGCGGCCACCGACGGAGCGGATATCGTGTTCCTGCCGAAAGGAGGTGGGATGGCTACCGAGTATATGCGTGCTCACTACGCCACGTACGGTGACCTTGATGACGTGTTGTACTTCGATTGTGCCGCACTGTTACCTGCTCTCTCGTTTTTCGATATCCGCAAGGATCTCGAGGCTGGCGTTTCTCGGACCACCGCTGTTGAGGATAAAGCCGATCACTACCTCGAACTGCTCGTGGGGATCATGGGCCGTGACCGGTTTGAACAGGCCGTCCGGTCGCCGGATATCATCCGCTATCTGGTGAAAGCGCTGTTTGACCCGGTCAACGGTGACGATGCCTTTCAGCATCGTGACCTGCACGCAGCCGCCCAGGAGATGCACGACCGGCAGTCAGCCCCGGCCGTAGCCGACGAGGATCTTGAACGACTGCTTTCCGGTGTCGTGGCCAACAGCGCCCGTTCGTTCGATGAGATCATGCAAGGGGTCGCCAATCGGATCGAGAAGATTCCCGTTGACCGTCGACTGGCCCGTCTGTTCAATCACGTCCCTGAGGCCGATGACCCGCACTTCGACTTCGGTGAGTTCCTTGATCAGGACGTCGTCATCATCGTCGACACCGGCCGCGTTCGCACGGACACCCAACGTGTTATGACGCTTGTACTTCTGTCGAACCTCTGGTCCGCTCTGCGCCGGCGCGCCCAGTCGACACCCTCGACAAAATCATATAATCTCGTTAATGTATATCTCGAAGAAGCCGCCTCGGTTGCTACCTCAAATATATTACAGGACTTGCTCTCACAGTCGCGTGGCTTCGGTGTCGGGATCACACTCGCGATGCAGTTCCCTGACCAACTGCGTCGGATCGACGATGCCGTCTATCGAGAGTTGCTCAACAACGTCTCGACGTACGTCACCGGCAATGTCCCGACTGATGATCGACTGGCCAGCCGGTTCACGACCGCGGATATGTCAGAACAAGAGATTTCCGATCAGCTCAAGTGGCTCCCCCGCGGAGAGTGGCTGGTTCAGTTACCCGCCCCTTTCGATTACCCCGAACCACGACCGTTTCAGGTGGAATCTTTGCCACTCCCAGCTGGCAATCCAGACGGGCCTGGCCCATCGATTCCCACTGACGATATCGAGCCGATAGTTGCGGACGTAACAGCGCGAACACGGTCGGAAGCTGGGCTCACCCTTGCGTCACCGAGCACTCCCGACGAAACCGGTGACAGCGATGATCCGACCGACGAGTCCACGCCTGTGCGGGTCGATAGCGCCCTCCCGCAGACGCGTCGCCTCCCGGAAACGGTTTCCTACGACCGGGAGAGTCACGCCCTGCACTGTCAGGACTGTGGAAACCGGTATGATCCGTCCATCGACGGGATGCGGCGTGTGATCGCCTGCTGTGGTTCCCTTGCCGATGTCGACCCTGATGACGTCCCGATCTGTACGCTGAATCTGAAGCGCTCGGCCGAGGAACGCGCAAACAGTGAATGGTCGACGACACAGCTGTGTTTCCTGCAGGCTGTCTACAACGCCCAGCAACTCCGATATGACCCGCTCGAATACGATCTCCTGTCCGATTCGATGCTTCGATTACAGGAGTATGTCGGGATCGAGAGCGACGCCGTCCAAGACTTGCTCGATGCCGATGTCCTGCGCCACGATACGGATCGCCCCCATCGCCTGTACTCGGTGACCCCTGCAGGTAGGGACGCTATCGGGGAATCGTACCGCCGTGGCGTCGATTACGGCCACGAATGTGGCGATCTTGAGGAATCCAGCGAGCACGTCCTTGCCGTCGAGGCGGCCCGGCTCTATCTCGAACACGAGTACGCCGCGGACCCGGAGTCACCAGTGACACAGGTCGTCCCCTACTACGAAATTCAGGACGGCTCGCTCCCGGCTGCGACGTTCATGGGGACGGATGAAGACGCTGTCGAGGAAGTCTCGGAGTCCTACTCTTTGCATCGGCTGGACCTTGTCGGGCTGGATGCCGAGGGCGAGATCCGTATTACGCTTGAGGCCGAACGCGTCAACAACGACCATCGACGCGCTGTCCCCGCTGATTTCGATAAGATGGCCGCGTGTGATCCCGACGAGGCTATCTGGGTCGCCATGTCGCACGACGCCGCTCATGAGATTCTTGCCGCGCTCAATGATCCACTGGAGGGCGAGCCACGTGTCGAGAAAACGTATTCCGAAAGCACCCCTGCGAGTTCTTTCACCATTGACGAACCCGGCTTCTCGGACATCATCACGGTTAACCAGCTGCTTGATCGGGTCGATCGCCCGGATCCACGTGACTTGCAAGGCTAG
- a CDS encoding long-chain-fatty-acid--CoA ligase, protein MLQQSPPTLKQLYESVLRRYEGAPAVTFGDETLTYADLDTDSARLANALLERGLEPEDRVGILLSNRPEYTVADIALARAGLAKVPLNDMLSAADIEYMLDNSDTSALIVGPSFAEIVESVAPNVPTLDRVISIDATVSSKLERTHHVDSFEQLFETAEPVAPDVSVSKSTLAGVFHTGGTTGDPKGVKHTQENLALNALAHAVELDIQPRDTLLLMTPLPHSAGLIMAGGLAQGSHHVITQGFDAERALELVEQEDISWTFMVPTMVYRVLDVLERETHDTSTLETLVYGAAPMKPDRLREGLDKLGSVFLQLYGQYETPDLITVLPKAAHDPDDEERLSSCGLPTTMCEVKVVNESGETVPPGQPGEILARAAYSMEGYYEMPEKTAETVEDGWIHTGDIGKVDEDGYFYIIDRDSDVIVSGGMNVYSVAVEEVVQQHDQVANVAVIGVPDDEWGEAVKAVVVPESDTVDRANIRSFCRDHLADYEVPKSIDVVETLPTTPYGKLDKKRLREPYWQDQSRQIN, encoded by the coding sequence ATGCTACAACAGAGTCCGCCGACGCTGAAACAGCTCTACGAGTCAGTGCTCCGTCGATACGAGGGCGCACCTGCCGTCACATTCGGCGACGAGACGCTGACCTACGCTGACCTCGATACGGACTCCGCGCGTCTCGCCAATGCACTCTTGGAGCGTGGTCTTGAACCTGAAGACCGCGTCGGAATCTTGCTATCGAATCGCCCGGAGTACACCGTCGCCGACATCGCACTTGCCCGTGCAGGCTTGGCGAAAGTCCCGCTGAACGACATGCTGTCGGCAGCGGACATCGAGTACATGTTGGACAACAGCGATACCAGCGCGCTCATAGTCGGCCCGTCTTTCGCCGAGATAGTCGAGTCAGTCGCTCCGAACGTGCCGACGCTGGACCGGGTCATCTCGATAGACGCGACAGTCAGTTCGAAACTGGAGCGCACCCACCATGTCGATTCGTTCGAGCAACTGTTCGAAACGGCCGAACCGGTGGCCCCGGACGTTTCGGTTTCGAAATCCACCCTTGCTGGCGTCTTCCACACTGGCGGGACAACCGGCGACCCGAAGGGCGTAAAACACACCCAGGAGAACCTCGCGCTGAACGCACTTGCACACGCCGTCGAACTCGATATCCAGCCCCGGGACACGCTATTGCTGATGACGCCGCTCCCGCACTCGGCTGGTCTCATCATGGCCGGCGGGTTAGCACAGGGGAGCCACCACGTCATCACGCAGGGCTTCGATGCCGAACGCGCCCTCGAACTCGTCGAGCAGGAAGACATCTCGTGGACGTTCATGGTTCCCACGATGGTGTACCGCGTCCTCGACGTCCTCGAACGAGAAACACATGACACCTCGACGCTGGAGACGCTCGTATACGGCGCAGCACCGATGAAGCCGGATCGATTGCGCGAGGGGCTGGACAAGCTCGGCAGCGTCTTTCTCCAGCTGTACGGGCAATACGAGACGCCGGACCTCATCACTGTCCTGCCGAAGGCCGCTCACGACCCCGACGACGAGGAGCGACTGTCCTCGTGTGGCCTCCCGACCACGATGTGTGAGGTGAAGGTTGTCAACGAGAGCGGCGAGACGGTCCCGCCTGGCCAGCCGGGTGAGATTCTAGCACGTGCCGCCTACTCCATGGAAGGGTACTACGAGATGCCGGAGAAGACCGCAGAGACGGTCGAAGACGGCTGGATCCACACCGGTGACATCGGGAAGGTAGATGAAGACGGCTACTTTTACATCATCGACCGGGACTCTGACGTTATCGTTAGCGGCGGGATGAACGTCTATTCCGTCGCCGTTGAGGAAGTCGTCCAGCAACACGACCAAGTGGCGAACGTCGCCGTCATCGGCGTCCCGGACGACGAGTGGGGCGAGGCGGTAAAGGCCGTCGTCGTCCCCGAGAGTGACACCGTAGACCGGGCGAATATCAGGTCGTTCTGTCGGGACCATCTGGCGGACTACGAAGTGCCGAAATCCATCGATGTCGTCGAAACACTCCCGACGACCCCCTATGGAAAGCTCGACAAGAAACGACTCCGAGAACCATATTGGCAGGACCAGTCACGCCAGATCAACTGA
- a CDS encoding hydantoinase B/oxoprolinase family protein — MSQTDQNKTEQRRQEAKRQKEIVREKRQRNEGIGWDGRTLREQLAELEDKTEATGRYSGITELSLKEDDPIRFEQLYSRLRGDLVTAREISKEVSATPIVEQEGELCYGLFTPEGDSIAVSTGIIVHVHTMSEAIKFMINHDYEESPGIEPGDIFVNNDPHVGDVHPCDLMTLIPIFHDGELVAWAGGVNHVIDTGAIGPGSMNVSQASRFGDGAYYTARKVGEEFQLYNSWKKEYPAKTRTPNFLKLDERTRITGCLMIRDSVKEMIERTGIETFKQLSREAIEYGRRGFRNRIKKTMLPGTYRGASFVDALYEGQQNVTREYANENHLMHAPSELHIREDGSFQVSFEGANKWGWHPYNCTPAAIQGGIWVMLTQTVIPNELVNDGAYYACDFHLPVGSWANTQNTETAHAYAWHFLVSAWAPLWQHLSRGYYARGFWEEINAGNANTSNWLQGGGIDQFDKLHAVNSFEAACEGVGARYVADGEPHASAIWNPEGDMGDAEAWEQVEPLPFLGRAVKPNTGGAGRRAGGAGFESMRTIKDVSRWLLYEMGNGYMTSDGGLFGGYPAASGYILNAQDTDLEERFENGEDYPQHDLDPESGEFESKIDGDVTRRPEGISTPKEFDDYDMYLNYLRGGSGLGDPLERDPEDVLSDIHDGYVLPRHAEDAYAVVVNKVNGEAKHNSAVQGEWELDKEATEQLREKRMDKRAEKAQPVSEWYDQQRDRIRNEEDLIDDVKKTYESSMRMSEQFARFFRNFWDLPEDFAFDLSYQAEQSLDNRFDSGLRPMWDNYTRRHKTWLDVDDEPYVPYTWTDRSLQDLPDSVSTFKHLEQTSDDD, encoded by the coding sequence ATGAGTCAAACTGACCAAAACAAGACCGAACAACGCCGGCAGGAAGCGAAACGACAAAAAGAGATCGTCCGAGAGAAACGGCAGCGAAACGAGGGCATTGGCTGGGACGGCAGGACGCTCCGCGAGCAACTGGCCGAGCTAGAGGACAAGACGGAGGCGACGGGCCGCTACTCCGGGATCACAGAGCTCTCACTCAAAGAAGACGACCCGATACGGTTCGAACAGCTCTATTCGCGGCTCCGTGGCGACCTTGTAACTGCACGCGAGATCTCGAAAGAAGTCTCTGCGACCCCAATCGTCGAACAGGAGGGTGAACTCTGTTACGGCCTGTTCACCCCGGAAGGTGACTCTATCGCCGTTTCGACGGGAATTATTGTCCACGTGCACACGATGAGCGAAGCTATCAAATTCATGATTAACCACGATTACGAGGAGAGCCCGGGAATCGAACCGGGAGATATCTTCGTCAACAATGACCCCCACGTGGGGGACGTGCATCCGTGTGACCTGATGACGCTGATTCCTATCTTTCACGATGGCGAACTCGTCGCCTGGGCTGGCGGCGTCAACCATGTCATCGATACCGGGGCAATCGGTCCCGGCAGCATGAACGTCTCACAGGCCTCCCGCTTCGGCGACGGTGCCTACTACACGGCCCGCAAAGTCGGTGAGGAGTTCCAATTGTACAACTCCTGGAAAAAAGAATACCCTGCCAAGACGCGGACGCCGAACTTCCTGAAACTCGACGAGAGAACCCGTATTACCGGCTGTCTCATGATCCGGGACTCGGTCAAGGAGATGATCGAGAGAACGGGGATCGAGACGTTCAAACAGCTCTCTCGGGAAGCGATTGAGTACGGTCGACGCGGCTTTCGCAACAGAATCAAGAAGACGATGCTGCCTGGTACGTATCGCGGCGCATCTTTCGTCGACGCGCTCTATGAGGGGCAACAGAACGTCACACGCGAATACGCAAACGAGAATCATCTCATGCACGCCCCCTCAGAGCTACACATCCGCGAGGACGGCTCGTTCCAGGTTTCCTTCGAGGGCGCAAACAAGTGGGGCTGGCATCCCTACAACTGTACCCCAGCCGCCATACAGGGCGGTATCTGGGTGATGCTCACGCAAACTGTGATACCGAATGAACTGGTCAACGACGGCGCATACTACGCCTGTGATTTCCATCTACCTGTCGGGTCGTGGGCCAACACACAGAACACTGAGACAGCGCACGCCTACGCCTGGCACTTCCTGGTCTCTGCCTGGGCCCCACTCTGGCAGCATCTCTCGCGGGGATACTACGCACGCGGCTTCTGGGAGGAAATCAACGCCGGCAACGCGAACACGTCGAACTGGCTGCAAGGCGGCGGCATCGACCAGTTCGACAAACTCCACGCCGTCAATTCGTTCGAAGCTGCCTGTGAGGGGGTGGGTGCCCGCTACGTTGCGGACGGCGAGCCCCACGCATCAGCTATCTGGAACCCCGAAGGCGACATGGGCGACGCCGAGGCGTGGGAACAGGTCGAACCGCTGCCGTTCCTTGGCCGTGCAGTCAAGCCCAATACAGGCGGTGCTGGACGCCGTGCAGGCGGCGCTGGTTTCGAGTCGATGCGAACGATCAAGGACGTGAGCCGGTGGCTGCTGTATGAGATGGGCAACGGCTACATGACCAGCGACGGTGGCCTCTTCGGCGGGTATCCCGCTGCCTCGGGATATATACTGAACGCACAGGATACGGACCTCGAGGAACGCTTCGAGAACGGCGAGGACTACCCACAGCACGACCTTGACCCGGAAAGTGGCGAGTTCGAGTCCAAAATCGACGGAGACGTGACGCGGCGCCCGGAGGGTATCAGCACGCCCAAAGAGTTCGACGACTACGACATGTACCTGAACTACCTCCGCGGTGGGTCGGGACTGGGCGACCCGCTCGAACGTGACCCGGAAGACGTCCTTTCGGACATCCATGATGGGTATGTCCTCCCCCGACACGCCGAAGACGCGTATGCGGTCGTGGTGAACAAAGTCAACGGCGAGGCAAAGCATAACTCCGCTGTCCAGGGCGAATGGGAACTCGACAAGGAAGCGACCGAACAACTCCGCGAGAAGCGCATGGACAAACGCGCCGAGAAAGCACAACCGGTGTCGGAGTGGTACGACCAGCAACGCGATCGTATTCGGAATGAAGAGGACCTCATCGACGACGTAAAAAAGACCTACGAGAGTAGCATGCGGATGAGCGAGCAGTTCGCAAGATTCTTCCGGAACTTCTGGGACCTCCCAGAAGACTTCGCGTTTGATCTCAGCTATCAAGCCGAACAGTCGCTGGACAACAGGTTTGACTCTGGACTCCGGCCGATGTGGGACAACTACACGCGGCGACACAAAACCTGGCTTGACGTGGATGATGAACCGTACGTCCCGTACACGTGGACAGACCGGTCGCTTCAGGACCTCCCGGACTCAGTGTCGACGTTCAAGCATCTTGAGCAAACAAGCGACGACGATTGA
- a CDS encoding VOC family protein: MISKIDHLGILVDDIETNRELFELLSLNVGTVEHVPAFGVDIAFIRVGESLVELVEPVDRGSEIAADLDATPQSALIHHVAFRVDDIETTLLELRNAGVTLADEEPRDGAGGASVAFLDRQAGNGVRVELVERETDVVFS, encoded by the coding sequence ATGATCTCGAAGATCGATCACCTCGGTATCCTCGTCGACGATATCGAAACCAACAGGGAACTGTTCGAACTGCTCAGCCTCAATGTTGGGACCGTCGAACACGTCCCGGCCTTTGGGGTCGACATCGCGTTCATTCGCGTCGGGGAGAGTCTGGTCGAACTCGTCGAACCAGTCGACCGGGGTTCGGAGATTGCTGCCGACCTCGACGCAACGCCGCAGTCAGCACTGATACACCACGTTGCGTTCCGTGTCGACGATATCGAAACAACATTGCTGGAACTCCGAAACGCTGGCGTGACACTCGCGGACGAGGAACCCCGTGACGGCGCAGGCGGTGCAAGCGTCGCGTTTCTCGACCGACAGGCTGGTAACGGTGTTCGCGTCGAACTCGTCGAGCGAGAGACGGACGTCGTCTTCAGCTAA